Proteins co-encoded in one Setaria viridis chromosome 9, Setaria_viridis_v4.0, whole genome shotgun sequence genomic window:
- the LOC117839722 gene encoding cation/calcium exchanger 1, with protein MALSRRRARTAPAAVPSACFLLLLLLLLTSSSLLSPTPPSRDGSSSSSLFAGKGAQGSDCAELQSIAGGEARCAYLRAHSPCSPAGYVDYLRLFYCGFAGAPAAACAVLALWLAVLFYLLGDTASEYFCASLEGLSSALRLPPAVAGVTLLSLGNGAPDVFASVVSFAAGDVGGVGLDSALGGALFVSTVVAGAVALAVGARGGIVVEPRGFVRDLCFLLLALCYLLAVLVNGAVTVWVAVSFVSLYVGYVVVVWTSHCCAEQGKPPAAGLAAPLLLDEDDDVPSLPSHSKTEASRGRAWLHCLATALCMPLYLPRRLTIPDIAAHRWSRPYAIASAALAPVLLAFTWTSQRHNPVSSTHRHSLAVLLGGAGLGLILAALAAATTDATSPPRGRKRRVPWLAAGFLMSVLWAYTLARELVALLVAIGYVVGVRPSVLGVTVLAWGDSLGDLVSNVAMAVHGGPGGAQTAVSGCYAGPLFNTVVGLGLSLALAAGARHPAPFLVPADAAAYEAVGFLAAALAWALFVVPVRGMRIDRVYGVGLIAIYLCFFAVRVFETLGLWSS; from the coding sequence ATGGCGCTCTCCCGCAGGCGCGCGCGcactgcccccgccgccgtccccagcgcctgcttcctcctgctcctgctcctcctcctcacctcctcctccctcctctcccccactCCCCCCAGCCGCGACGgcagctcctcctcgtccctcTTCGCCGGTAAGGGGGCGCAGGGGAGCGACTGCGCGGAGCTGCAGTCCATCGCGGGCGGGGAGGCCCGGTGCGCGTACCTCCGCGCGCACTCCCCCTGCTCCCCCGCGGGGTACGTCGACTACCTCCGCCTCTTCTACTGCGGCTtcgccggcgcgccggcggcggcgtgcgccgtGCTCGCGCTGTGGCTCGCGGTGCTCTTCTACCTGCTGGGCGACACCGCGTCCGAGTACTTCTGCGCGTCGCTCGAGGGCCTCTCGTCGGCGCTGCGGCTTCCCCCCGCTGTCGCGGGCGTCACGCTGCTCTCGCTCGGGAACGGCGCGCCCGACGTGTTCGCCAGCGTCGTGTCCTTCGCCGCGGGCGACGTTGGCGGGGTCGGGCTCGACAGCGCGCTCGGCGGGGCGCTCTTCGTGTCCACCGTCGTCGCGGgcgccgtcgcgctcgccgTGGGCGCCCGCGGCGGGATCGTCGTCGAGCCGCGGGGGTTCGTGCGCGacctctgcttcctcctcctcgcgctctgcTACCTGCTCGCCGTGCTCGTGAACGGCGCAGTCACCGTCTGGGTCGCCGTGTCGTTCGTCTCGCTCTACGTCGgctacgtcgtcgtcgtctggaCCTCCCACTGCTGCGCCGAGCAGGgcaagccgcccgccgccggcctcgccgcgccgctcctcctcgatgaggacgacgacgtcCCGTCCCTGCCGTCCCACTCCAAGACAGAGGCATCAAGGGGAAGAGCCTGGCTGCATTGCCTCGCGACCGCGCTCTGCATGCCGCTGtacctcccgcgccgcctcaCCATCCCGGACATCGCCGCGCACCGCTGGTCCCGGCCCTACGCCATCGCATCCGCCGCGCTCGCGCCGGTCCTCCTCGCCTTCACCTGGACATCGCAGCGCCACAACCCGGTGTCCTCCACCCACCGGCACAGCCTCGCGGtgctcctcggcggcgccggtcTCGGCCTCATcctggccgcgctcgccgctgccaccacggacgccacctcccctccccgcgGCCGTAAGCGCCGGGTGCCGTGGCTCGCCGCGGGCTTCCTAATGAGCGTGCTGTGGGCGTACACGCTGGCCCGCGAGCTCGTGGCGCTCCTGGTGGCCATCGGCTACGTGGTGGGCGTCAGGCCGAGCGTGCTGGGCGTGACGGTGCTGGCCTGGGGCGACTCCCTGGGCGACCTGGTGTCGAACGTGGCGATGGCGGTGCACGGCGGGCCGGGGGGCGCGCAGACGGCGGTGTCCGGGTGCTACGCGGGCCCGCTGTTCAACACGGTGGTCGGGCTGGGCCTGtcgctggcgctggcggcgggcgcgcggcacccGGCGCCGTTCTTGGTGcccgcggacgcggcggcgtaCGAGGCGGTGGGGTTCCTGGCCGCGGCGCTGGCGTGGGCGCTGTTCGTGGTGCCCGTCCGCGGGATGCGGATCGACCGCGTCTACGGGGTGGGGCTCATCGCCATCTACCTCTGCTTCTTCGCCGTGCGCGTCTTCGAGACCCTGGGGCTCTGGAGTAGCTAG
- the LOC117839723 gene encoding glucan endo-1,3-beta-glucosidase 8, whose product MAAASYHWLAVMAALVVALVAGLPAAGALGVNWGTMATHRLPSGTVVRMLQDNGIRKVKLFDADPGPMDALAGSGIEVMVGIPNNMLDMMTDYGTARDWVHENVSRYNFDGGVTIKYVAVGNEPFLSAFNGTFLNVTLPALQNIQRALDDAGLGESIKATVPLNADVYNSPVSNPVPSAGRFRSDIADLMTEIVQFLNQSGAPFTVNIYPFLSLYGSDGFPLDYAFFDGTSSPVVDAGSGITYTNVFDANFDTLVSALAAAGAGGLPVVVGEVGWPTDGDTHATAAYAQKFYAGLLRKLAANAGTPLRPSQYIEVYLFSLIDEDAKSVAPGNFERHWGIVRYDGQPKYPMDLSGGQGGNAAPAALVAARGVRYLPRQWCVANPNAPDTSRISDGVAYACSLSDCTALGYGSSCNGLDAAGNASYAFNMYFQVQNQAEGSCDFQGLAVTTAQNPSTDACNFTIQIEPSAAGRRRRAPVAAALPLLLVLRAVLQVVL is encoded by the exons atggcggcggcgagctatCATTGGCTGGCCGTCATGGCCGCTCTGGTGGTGGCGTTGGTCGccgggctgccggcggcgggagcgctcGGGGTGAACTGGGGCACGATGGCGACGCACAGGCTGCCGTCGGGCACCGTGGTGCGGATGCTGCAGGACAACGGCATCAGGAAGGTGAAGCTGttcgacgccgaccccgggccGATGGACGCGCTCGCCGGCAGCGGCATCGAGGTGATGGTGGGCATCCCCAACAACATGCTGGACATGATGACCGACTACGGCACGGCCAGGGACTGGGTGCACGAGAACGTCAGCCGCTACAACTTCGACGGCGGCGTGACCATCAA ATACGTAGCCGTTGGGAATGAGCCCTTCCTGTCGGCTTTCAACGGCACGTTCCTGAACGTGACGTTGCCCGCCCTGCAGAACATCCAGCGCGCGCTCGACGACGCCGGCCTCGGCGAGAGCATAAAGGCCACCGTCCCGCTGAACGCCGACGTGTACAACTCCCCGGTGAGCAACCCCGTCCCGTCCGCCGGCCGGTTCCGGTCGGACATCGCCGACCTCATGACGGAGATCGTGCAGTTCCTCAACCAGAGCGGCGCACCCTTCACCGTCAACATCTACCCGTTCCTGAGCCTCTACGGCAGCGACGGCTTCCCGCTCGACTACGCCTTCTTCGACGGCACGAGCAGCCCCGTCGTGGACGCCGGCAGCGGCATCACGTACACCAACGTGTTCGACGCCAACTTCGACACGCTCGTGTCCGCGCTAGCCGCGGCGGGAGCCGGCGGTctccccgtcgtcgtcggcgaggtCGGCTGGCCGACCGACGGCGAcacgcacgccaccgccgcgtaCGCGCAGAAGTTCTACGCGGGCCTGCTGCGGAAGCTGGCGGCGAACGCCGGCACGCCGCTGCGGCCGAGCCAGTACATCGAGGTGTACCTGTTCAGCCTCATCGACGAGGACGCCAAGAGCGTGGCCCCGGGAAACTTCGAGCGCCACTGGGGCATCGTGCGGTACGACGGCCAGCCCAAGTACCCGATGGACCTGTCCGGCGGGCAGGGCGGgaacgcggcgccggcggcgctcgtggcggcgcgcggggtcCGATACCTGCCTCGGCAGTGGTGCGTGGCGAACCCCAACGCGCCGGACACGAGCAGGATCAGCGATGGCGTCGCCTACGCGTGCAGCCTCTCCGACTGCACCGCGCTCGGCTACGGCTCGTCGTGCAACGGCTTGGACGCCGCCGGCAACGCGTCGTACGCGTTCAACATGTACTTCCAGGTGCAGAACCAGGCGGAGGGCAGCTGCGACTTCCAGGGGCTCGCCGTGACGACGGCGCAGAACCCGTCCACGGATGCCTGCAACTTCACCATACAGATCGAGCCGTCGGCCGcggggagacggcggcgcgccccggTGGCGGCCGCTCTGCCGCTCCTCTTGGTTCTTCGCGCTGTCCTGCAGGTTGTTCTGTGA
- the LOC117838626 gene encoding uncharacterized protein gives MQAAAAAPAPPPPPPPPRRRVYTALDPQCEWKSTEEADTLVVDVSGFRKEELKVLYNTRRKLKVAGERQVDGGQWARFLKVFPVPKSCDASAIEAKMNIESARLLVILPKGSPLPPPPPPSSKDKHKEDKPGRSQSLGELMRPGNADGSSGSSSASMWSAQEDPGKGKVEDKERKGQAVEEPRQDQQMAIQDLPRSDGGANENAAKNDEGDGKGEDKRWWKKIRVLHVLGFVLVLALVGVGATLLYIVLL, from the exons atgcaggcagccgccgcggcgcccgcccctccgcctccgccgccgccgccgcgccgccgcgtgtACACGGCCCTGGACCCGCAGTGCGAGTGGAAAAGCACGGAGGAAGCCGACACGCTCGTCGTCGACGTGTCAG GGTTCAGGAAGGAGGAGCTGAAGGTCCTGTACAACACACGCCGGAAACTCAAGGTCGCCGGCGAGCGCCAGGTCGACGGCGGCCAATGGGCACGCTTCCTCAAGGTGTTCCCGGTGCCGAAGAGCTGCGACGCCAGCGCCATCGAGGCGAAGATGAACATAGAGAGCGCCCGGCTCCTCGTCATCCTGCCCAAGGGatcaccgctgccgccgccgccgccgccgtcgtccaagGACAAGCACAAAGAAGATAAGCCTGGGAGATCCCAGTCTCTTGGAGAGCTGATGAGGCCGGGCAATGCGGATGGCTCCTCAGGTAGCAGCAGTGCAAGCATGTGGAGCGCCCAAGAGGATCCAGGGAAGGGCAAGGTTGAAGACAAGGAACGTAAAGGTCAGGCTGTGGAGGAACCGAGGCAAGATCAGCAGATGGCCATACAAGATTTGCCAAGAAGCGACGGCGGCGCAAATGAAAATGCTGCCAAGAACGATGAGGGTGATGGCAAAGGTGAGGACAAGAGATGGTGGAAGAAGATCAGAGTCCTCCATGTTCTTGGCTTCGTTCTCGTCCTCGCATTGGTGGGTGTTGGTGCCACCCTCCTGTATATAGTGCTGCTGTGA
- the LOC117839726 gene encoding uncharacterized protein, which yields MDATRASNRAYEEYDPSVEWSRGADVDSVRITLPGFKREDIRVLVDNHGHLRTRGERQIAGTRWSRFQKDFQLPDNCNVDGIRAKFESETLTITLPKKTASPPAPSQRIPPPALPELPARPAVPPAVPAAPLAPAASQRQPAERRPSLPRKPAAPELPARLPSVPTPEPEPSLAAVQRAKEEEEKKRMEMETMGKTEEDRKAAQKKEQEDEAAAMGEMAMARQPRPASASRGLLVNVAVAVVVLLGITAYVWHTLRNAAGGAGDHGHGHGHLGAGSYGDEM from the exons ATGGACGCCACCAGGGCCAGCAACCGCGCCTACGAGGAGTACGACCCCTCCGTCGAGTGGAGCCGCGGCGCCGATGTCGACAGCGTCAGGATCACGCTCCCAG GGTTCAAGAGGGAGGACATCCGGGTGCTGGTGGACAACCACGGGCACCTGAGGACGCGCGGCGAGCGGCAAATCGCCGGCACCAGGTGGAGCCGCTTCCAGAAGGACTTCCAGCTCCCGGACAACTGCAACGTCGACGGCATCCGCGCCAAGTTCGAGAGCGAGACGCTCACCATCACGCTCCCCAAGAAGACAGCCTCTCCGCCGGCCCCGTCGCAGAGGATCCCGCCACCGGCGCTTCCGGAGCTGCCGGCGAGGCCCGCCGTGCCGCccgcggtgccggcggcgccgctggcgcCTGCTGCCTCCCAGAGGCAGCCCGCCGAGCGCAGGCCGTCGCTGCCGAGGaagccggcggcgccggagctgccCGCGCGGCTGCCCTCCGTTCCGACGCCTGAGCCCGAGCCGTCGCTGGCAGCCGTCCAGAgggcgaaggaggaggaggagaagaagcggatggagatggagacgatgGGGAAGACGGAGGAGGACAGGAAGGCGGCGCAGAAGAAGGAGCAGGAGGATGAAGCAGCGGCGATGGGAGAGATGGCGATGGCGCGCCAGCCCAGGCCGGCCTCCGCGAGCCGCGGGCTGCTGGTGAACGTGGCGGTCGCGGTGGTGGTGCTCCTCGGGATCACCGCCTACGTGTGGCACACCCTGCGGAacgcagccggcggcgccggcgatcacgggcacgggcacgggcaccTGGGAGCCGGGAGCTACGGCGACGAGATGTGA
- the LOC117835229 gene encoding inactive protein RESTRICTED TEV MOVEMENT 2 — protein MDRSTGGALDDRTFEDYDPAVEWSHAADADTFTVSLPGFNKEELRVLVDNHGYLQVRGQRPAAVGGSDWIRFQKRLKLPDNCNIDGIRSKFANETLTVTLPKMTHPSPPDGYAPEPAPTMQEENEDEDDDVVNGFNLTSKAKARLILQ, from the exons ATGGATCGGAGCACCGGCGGTGCCCTCGACGACCGCACCTTCGAGGACTACGACCCCGCCGTCGAGTGGAGCCACGCTGCCGACGCCGACACCTTCACGGTCTCACTCCCAG GGTTCAATAAGGAGGAGCTCCGGGTGCTGGTGGATAATCACGGCTACCTGCAGGTGCGCGGTCAGAGGCCGGCTGCAGTGGGAGGCAGCGACTGGATCCGCTTCCAGAAGCGCTTGAAGCTCCCGGACAACTGCAACATCGATGGCATCCGTTCCAAGTTCGCGAACGAGACCCTCACCGTCACGCTCCCGAAGATGACTCATCCCTCGCCTCCGGATGGCTATGCCCCTGAGCCAGCGCCGACGATGCAGGAGGAgaacgaggacgaggacgacgacg TGGTCAATGGGTTTAATCTGACTTCAAAAGCTAAGGCAAGATTAATACTCCAGTGA
- the LOC117839724 gene encoding uncharacterized protein, protein MAASMGRSTGGLNDRTFEDYDPAVEWSHAADADTVTISLPGFRRDELRVQVDSKGHLRVRGERPVEAGSTKWIRFNKDLKLPDNCDIDGMRAKLEDKKLTIKLPKKNRPSPPGSSAPEPAPAAQKEEKSRPSPPDSSASEPAPAVQEEEGKGRPSPPGGSASAPEPAPTMQEEKKSRPTPPDGSASQPAPAVQEEEKSRPSPPGGSAPEQAPPPTQEEKNSLPSPPDASASEPAPAVQEEEESRPSLPNGFAPDQAPGTQEEKKSRPSPPDGSVREPAPKMQEEDEDENEDEEETMVEIEMADGRRPIHWILVAVAAVSFVGITAYVVWRKLRSGCAAGAGDHGPGELAGAGSYIDEM, encoded by the exons ATGGCAGCATCCATGGGTCGAAGCACCGGTGGCCTCAACGACCGCACCTTCGAGGACTACGACCCCGCCGTCGAGTGGAgccacgccgccgacgccgacaccGTCACGATCTCACTCCCAG GGTTCAGGAGAGATGAGCTACGGGTGCAGGTGGACAGCAAGGGCCACCTGCGGGTGCGTGGCGAGCGGCCAGTCGAAGCGGGAAGCACCAAGTGGATCCGCTTCAACAAGGACTTGAAGCTCCCGGACAACTGCGACATCGATGGCATGCGTGCCAAGTTGGAGGACAAGAAGCTCACCATCAAGCTCCCGAAGAAGAACCGTCCCTCGCCCCCGGGTAGCTCTGCTCCTGAGCCAGCGCCGGCAGCGCAGAAGGAGGAGAAGAGTCGTCCCTCACCTCCTGACAGCTCTGCTTCTGAGCCAGCGCCGGcggtgcaggaggaggaggggaagggtCGTCCCTCGCCTCCCGGCGGCTCTGCCTCTGCTCCTGAGCCAGCGCCGACAatgcaggaggagaagaagagtcGTCCCACGCCTCCTGACGGCTCTGCTTCTCAGCCAGCGCCGGCGGTgcaagaggaggagaagagtcGTCCCTCGCCTCCCGGCGGCTCTGCTCCTgagcaagcgccgccgccgacccaggaggagaagaacagCCTTCCCTCGCCACCGGACGCCTCTGCTTCTGAGCCAGCACCGGCagtgcaggaggaggaggagagtcGCCCCTCACTTCCTAACGGCTTTGCTCCTGATCAAGCGCCGGGGacgcaggaggagaagaagagccGTCCCTCACCTCCGGACGGCTCTGTTCGTGAGCCAGCACCGAAGAtgcaggaggaagacgaggacgagaacgaggacgaggaggaaaCGATGGTGGAGATTGAGATGGCGGACGGGAGGAGGCCAATCCACTGGATACtggtggccgtggcggcggtgTCATTTGTTGGGATCACAGCCTACGTGGTGTGGCGCAAGCTGAGGAGCGGCTgtgccgccggagccggcgatCACGGCCCCGGGGAGCTGGCCGGAGCAGGAAGCTACATCGATGAGATGTGA
- the LOC117839729 gene encoding uncharacterized protein, which translates to MNPKLLGLGNLRSATKEARGALRCDGEAEKTFLLQNMEVSAGLRQPPVAPAASLRGRRSVRPPLRAVSPSTRSVSRAVKVRASAIYDLQRSKSNLESLFCYDKSVPEEDIGKPTGLNLEKKNVGENPPCSSCEAKGAVLCATCAGTGLYVDSILESQGIIVKVRCLGCGGTGNIMCSKCGGRGHT; encoded by the exons ATGAACCCGAAGCTGCTGGGGCTTGGAAATCTGAGAAGCGCAACAAAAGAAGCTCGGGGAGCTCTCCGCTGCGACGGCGAGGCCGAGAAAACTTTCCTCTTGCAGAACATGGAGGTCTCCGCTGGGCTCCGGCAGCCGCCAGTCGCCCCGGCGGCGTCGCTCCGAGGGCGTCGATCCGTGCGGCCGCCGTTGCGTGCGGTTTCCCCTTCGACGCGGTCCGTGTCCCGGGCGGTTAAG GTTAGAGCAAGTGCAATTTATGACCTCCAAAGAAGTAAAAGTAACCTCGAATCATTATTCTGCTATGACAAATCTGTTCCAGAAGAGGACATTGGGAAACCAACTGGTCTAAATTTGGAAAAGAAGAATGTTGGGGAGAATCCTCCCTGCTCAAGCTGTGAAGCTAAAGGTGCTGTGTTGTGTGCAACTTGTGCTGGTACAGGCTTGTATGTTGACTCAATACTAGAGAGCCAAGGAATCATTGTAAAAGTCAGATGTCTAG GTTGTGGAGGAACTGGAAACATTATGTGCTCCAAATGTGGAGGACGTGGGCACACATGA